The Pseudomonas cucumis sequence CGTGATGCCGAACGGGCACGGACCCGCGCCTGGACCAAGATCAAGTCAGGGACCTGATCCGGGCGGCGCAGCTCACACCGGGCTCCAGATCTCTTTGAGCCTCGCCAGTGCCGACTTGATAGCCGTCTCCGGCACTGCGGCGAACCCCAGGACCAGCCCCGCTCGCTGGTCCTCGGGGAGCGTCGTGTCTGGCAGCCAATAACTGCTCAGTCCATTGACCTCCACCCCGACGCTGGTGGCTTGTTCGATCAATTCGCGCTCACGGGCCGCGCTGTCGACACGTACCGTCAGGTGCAAACCGGCCGCCACACTGGGCAGCTTACCGACGCCCGGGATACCTCTAGGCCAGCCATCAAGCAAAACGTTACGCCGACTCAACGCAGCACGGCGCATACGCCGGATGTGTCGCTGGAAGTGCCCGGCCGCCATGAACTCAGCCATGACCGCTTGAGTGCTGACCTCCGAGTGCCGTACGTCCACCGCACGACGCTGGGAGAACGCCTCAACCAATCCGGGCGGCAACACCAGATAACCCAGTCTTAATGCCGGGAATGCGACCTTGCCGAAGGTGCCGACATACAGCACCCGCCCCTGCCGATCGAGTGCAGCCAACGGTGCCAGCGGTGCGCCGCTGTAACGGTATTCGCCATCGTAGTCGTCTTCGACGATCCACCCTTGGGTGCGTTCGGCCCAGGCCAACAATTCAAGGCGCCGCGCCAGACTCATGACCACTCCGGTCGGGTACTGATGCGACGGCGTGACGTAAGCTAATCGACAATCACTGAGCCCCGCCAATTCGGTGCAATCAATCCCCTCGCTATCCACCGCTATCCCGTGCAATCGCGCGCCGGCGACAGCGAACGCATGACCCGCCGCTCGATACCCCGGATTTTCAATGCCCACCCCGTCGCCAGGCTCCACCAGCAACTGTGCACAAAGGCTAATCCCCTGTTGTGCGCCACTGGTGATCACTATTTGCTCAGCGGTGCACTGCATGCCCCTCGAACTGCGCAAGTACGCAGCAATCAGCCCACGCAATCGTGCATCACCCGCAGGGTCGCCGTAACACAGTTGCTCTAAATCCGGCTTACGCCAGAAAGCCGCGTTCAGCTTGGCCCAGACCTCGAAAGGAAATAGATCAAAGGCTGGAACGCCGACACGAAATGCCCGAGGTGGGCCACTGGGAGGCAAGGTCAAATGGTTCTTTTCAACCCGGACCAAAGCACCGCTGTGGATAACTTTACTGGATGAAACCACAGGTAAATCCAGCCAATTTGTGGATAAGGCTGTGGGTAACCCTGTTGAAAACCCTGTGGATACTTTTGTGGATAATTTTTTCACCGACACCGCAGCTTGAGGCAATTGCGCGACATAAGTCCCGTCGCCAACACGCCCCTCGATGAAGCCCTCAGCGTAAAGCTGATCGTAGGCACGGACCACGCTGTTACGGGAAATCGATAACGCCGCCGCCAGATCGCGACTGGCCGGCAGTCGTGTGCCGCTGGCCAGTCGTCCGTCGAGCACTCGCACCCGTAACGCCTGATAAAGCTGACGACTCAGGCCCTGGCGGCGGTCGAGTTCGATACCCGCCGGGTTGAATGACGAGGGAAGCGGCGTATTCGACATGGTAATGGACCTGTGAAATTGGTCATTAATGGCTCTTACAACAGACCAATAGCCTGCCTAGGATGCAGACATTCGCCAAGGAAAATTTCCATGTACACGCCCAGCGCCTTTGCCATCGATGATTTGAATGAACTGCATCAGCAGATACTCGGCACTCGTCTTGCTGTCTTGGTCACCCACGGTGAACAGGGCCTGCAAGCCAGTCATCTACCTTTGCTGCTGAATGTCGACCACGGCCCGAATGGCACTCTCTACGGGCACCTCGCCCGGGCCAATCCGCAATGGCAGGAATTGCAGAACGGCGCCGAGGCGTTGGTGATTTTTGCCGGTGCCGATGCGTACATCAGCCCAGGGTTTTATCCAAGCAAAGCCGAGCATGGCAAAGTCGTACCGACCTGGAACTACATCGCTGTCCACGCCTACGGCACCGCCGAAGTTTTCAGCGACGCTGACCGCCTGCGCACTCTGGTCAGCGGCCTGACTGACCGTCATGAGTCAGGCCGCGCCAACCCATGGAAGGTCGCCGACGCTCCAGCCGACTACATTGATGGCATGCTCAAGGCCATCGTCGGTTTTGCCTTGCCGATCCAGCGTCTGGAGGGCAAACGCAAGCTCAGCCAGAACCGCAATGCTGCAGACATCGCCGGTGTGCGCGAGGGGCTGGCCGCCAGCCCTGATGTGCACGACCAGGCCCTCGCCCACTTGATGCGTTAAGGAACCCACATGAGTCAAATCGCCATCCGCCAGGTCACCGCCGACGATCACGCCGCCTGGCTGCCGTTGTGGCAAGCCTACTTGCGCTTCTACAACACCGAACTGCCCGACGCTGTCACCCGGAGCACCTGGCAGCGCCTGCTCGACCCGAGCGAACCGACCCACGGGGCGCTGGCCTGGGCCGATGGCAAAGCGGTGGGCATGGTGCATTTCATCTACCACCGCTCGAACTGGAGTATCGAAAACGCCTGCTACCTGCAAGATTTACTGGTGACGCCCGAAACCCGCGGCACCGGTGTCGGTCGCCAGCTCATCGAGTTTGTCTACACCACGGCCAAGGCGGACGGTTGCTGCGATGTCCATTGGCTGACCCACGAAACCAACGCCACGGCCATCCAGCTCTATGAGCGCATCGCCGAACGCCCGGGTTTCATCCAGTTTCGCAAAGACCTTTAAGGTTCGAGGAGAACAACATGTCGACTTCACTCGCGGACTGGAAAGGCGTTCCGCCGCCCTCGGTTCAACTGATCGAAGGGCGTTTCATCCGCCTGGAAAAACTTGACCCGGCGCGTCACGCCGACGGCTTGTGGAAAGCCCTTGAAGGCCCGGGCTCGGATCCGAAACTCTGGGACTATTTGCCTTACGGTCCTTTCCCGGAGCGCAGCGCGTTCAACGATTGGCTGAACAACCACGCGGCCAACAGCGACCCGTATTTCTTCACGGTGATCGACCGCGCCAGCGGCGACGTGCAGGGTATCCTCAGCCTGATGTCGATTGTGCCTTCTCAGGGTCGCATCGAGATCGGCCATGTGACCTTCGGCGCACCGATGCAACGTTCACCAAAAAGCACCGAGGCGGTTTACCTGCTGGCCAGGGAATCCTTTGCCTTGGGTTACCGGCGTCTGGAATGGAAATGCAATAACGGCAATGCCCGTTCCAAATATGCGGCGGAGCGGTTGGGGTTCAGTTTTGAAGGGGTTTTCCGCCAGCACATGGTGGTCAAGGGTCAGAACCGAGACACGGCGTGGTATTCGATTCTGGATTCGGAATGGCCGGCGATTGGCGCAGGGTTCGAGCGGTGGCTCTCCGATGAGAACCAGACGGAATCGGGGCAAGTGAAAACCCTGGTGGAGTGCCGCACCAGATGATCGTTCCCACGCTCCTGCGTGGGAACGATCTTTCAAACCAGTTTCTGGGCGAGCACTGCAATATGCTCCGGCCCAATCCCGCAGCAACCGCCCAAATGGCTGGCCCCGCGCTTCTGCCAATCGGCCGCCCATTGCAGATAACCCGGGGGGTCCAGATCGTCGCGCAACGGGTCCAGACCGTCATTGGCCGTGGCCTCTTTCGGCTGCGGCGGGAAGGCATTGGCGTAGGCGCCAATGTGAATCTTCACACCCAAACGTTCGAAGGTTTCCCGCGCCGCATCAATCGCAGCGCCGATCACTTCGGGCTGGCTGCAGTTGAACAGCAAGGTCTCGACGCCCAGCTCAGCCGCCACCGCGGCAGCCTCAGCCACGGGCTCACCGGAACGCAGACGCGGCACTTCGTCGGTGTCTTCATCCTTCAAGGTAAATGACAGCCAGAACGGCTTGCCGTCCTTCGGCAGTCCGGCATGGATCGCCCGTGCCTCGATAATCGAGCTCTGGGTTTCGGCCAGCCACAGGTCGACATGAGGCGCCAGGCCATTGACCAGAGGCGTCAGCAATTCAGTCACCCGCGCTGCATCGAACAGGTCCGGGCGATAAGAGCCGAACAACGGCGGCAATGAACCGGCCACCCGCACTGGTTTGCCCGCCGCATCGACTGCACGCCGGGCCAGTTCACCGGCCAATGCCGCGAGCGCCTTGCCCTCAGCGGCAAAACGCTCTTCACCAATATGGAACGGCACCACCGCGTAACTGTTGCTGGTGATCACGTTGGCACCGCTTTCGATATAAGCCGCATGCACCGCCTCTACCGCTTGCGGCGCTTCGCTCAAGGCCAGCGCCGACCACTCGGGCTGCCTGAACGGCGCCCCTCGGCGTTGCAGCTCACGACCCATGCCGCCATCCAGAATTACCGTCCCTGCGCCCATATGCTTTTCACTCATAAGCTTATGAAAATAACTCACTATCAGAGTCGTTCTTATAACTATTTAATACGCACCACCCGGTTAATAACAACCTCTTTTTTTTCAGGGATCAACTGTGAAATTTCAACCACTGCTGGCCCTTGGCCTGACGATTCTGGCTGCCTCCACTCAAGCCTTTGCGGGCGCCACCCTGGATCGCATCGAGCAAAAGAAAGAACTGGTGGGCGTGTTGATGGAAAGCTATCCGCCCTTCTCGTTCCTCAACGATCAAAACCAGCTCGACGGTTTCGACGTCGACGTGGCCAAGGCCGTGGCGGACAAACTGGGCGTCAAGCTGCGCCTTGAAACGCCGTCCTGGGATGTGATCGCCGCCGGCCGCTGGAGCGGGCGTTACGACATCTGCATCTGCTCCA is a genomic window containing:
- a CDS encoding FMN-binding negative transcriptional regulator — protein: MYTPSAFAIDDLNELHQQILGTRLAVLVTHGEQGLQASHLPLLLNVDHGPNGTLYGHLARANPQWQELQNGAEALVIFAGADAYISPGFYPSKAEHGKVVPTWNYIAVHAYGTAEVFSDADRLRTLVSGLTDRHESGRANPWKVADAPADYIDGMLKAIVGFALPIQRLEGKRKLSQNRNAADIAGVREGLAASPDVHDQALAHLMR
- a CDS encoding GNAT family N-acetyltransferase; this encodes MSTSLADWKGVPPPSVQLIEGRFIRLEKLDPARHADGLWKALEGPGSDPKLWDYLPYGPFPERSAFNDWLNNHAANSDPYFFTVIDRASGDVQGILSLMSIVPSQGRIEIGHVTFGAPMQRSPKSTEAVYLLARESFALGYRRLEWKCNNGNARSKYAAERLGFSFEGVFRQHMVVKGQNRDTAWYSILDSEWPAIGAGFERWLSDENQTESGQVKTLVECRTR
- a CDS encoding GNAT family N-acetyltransferase, whose amino-acid sequence is MSQIAIRQVTADDHAAWLPLWQAYLRFYNTELPDAVTRSTWQRLLDPSEPTHGALAWADGKAVGMVHFIYHRSNWSIENACYLQDLLVTPETRGTGVGRQLIEFVYTTAKADGCCDVHWLTHETNATAIQLYERIAERPGFIQFRKDL
- the pdxR gene encoding MocR-like pyridoxine biosynthesis transcription factor PdxR; translated protein: MSNTPLPSSFNPAGIELDRRQGLSRQLYQALRVRVLDGRLASGTRLPASRDLAAALSISRNSVVRAYDQLYAEGFIEGRVGDGTYVAQLPQAAVSVKKLSTKVSTGFSTGLPTALSTNWLDLPVVSSSKVIHSGALVRVEKNHLTLPPSGPPRAFRVGVPAFDLFPFEVWAKLNAAFWRKPDLEQLCYGDPAGDARLRGLIAAYLRSSRGMQCTAEQIVITSGAQQGISLCAQLLVEPGDGVGIENPGYRAAGHAFAVAGARLHGIAVDSEGIDCTELAGLSDCRLAYVTPSHQYPTGVVMSLARRLELLAWAERTQGWIVEDDYDGEYRYSGAPLAPLAALDRQGRVLYVGTFGKVAFPALRLGYLVLPPGLVEAFSQRRAVDVRHSEVSTQAVMAEFMAAGHFQRHIRRMRRAALSRRNVLLDGWPRGIPGVGKLPSVAAGLHLTVRVDSAARERELIEQATSVGVEVNGLSSYWLPDTTLPEDQRAGLVLGFAAVPETAIKSALARLKEIWSPV
- a CDS encoding homocysteine S-methyltransferase family protein codes for the protein MGAGTVILDGGMGRELQRRGAPFRQPEWSALALSEAPQAVEAVHAAYIESGANVITSNSYAVVPFHIGEERFAAEGKALAALAGELARRAVDAAGKPVRVAGSLPPLFGSYRPDLFDAARVTELLTPLVNGLAPHVDLWLAETQSSIIEARAIHAGLPKDGKPFWLSFTLKDEDTDEVPRLRSGEPVAEAAAVAAELGVETLLFNCSQPEVIGAAIDAARETFERLGVKIHIGAYANAFPPQPKEATANDGLDPLRDDLDPPGYLQWAADWQKRGASHLGGCCGIGPEHIAVLAQKLV